In Aurantimicrobium minutum, the following proteins share a genomic window:
- the tilS gene encoding tRNA lysidine(34) synthetase TilS: protein MTQRPRLTPAVADVRRAVRTNLADVEHGSVVLVALSGGPDSLALAAGLGFEAPKLGLRAGAIIVDHGLQDGSAEVAERAASQAQALGLDPVIIRSVKVVPQSGPEADARTARYAALEAVAKETGAVAVLLGHTLDDQAETVLLGLTRGSGATSLAGMSEINAIYRRPLLGIRRAETVAACADQQLTPWNDPHNEDSAYTRVRIRTEIMPMLEDKLGPGVAEALARTAEQLRQDAVVLDALTAEMMPTVLVPALGEPVDSRRAVLEISQLEALPVAILNRVIRRTALEVFSVSLSAAHTTSITRLITHWHGQGEAHVPGIRVERQGTQLVMSSTSSPPTESSAHQH, encoded by the coding sequence ATGACTCAACGACCTCGACTCACGCCAGCTGTGGCTGACGTTCGTCGTGCCGTTCGCACGAACCTCGCAGACGTTGAGCATGGAAGCGTTGTTCTCGTCGCACTCAGCGGCGGACCAGATTCTCTCGCCTTGGCTGCCGGGCTTGGCTTTGAAGCCCCGAAATTAGGCCTGCGTGCCGGTGCCATCATTGTGGATCACGGTTTGCAGGACGGTTCGGCCGAGGTTGCTGAGCGTGCCGCATCTCAGGCACAAGCCCTTGGCTTGGACCCGGTCATTATCCGTTCAGTGAAAGTCGTGCCACAGTCCGGGCCGGAGGCTGATGCCCGCACTGCGCGCTATGCCGCATTGGAAGCAGTTGCCAAAGAAACTGGCGCTGTGGCTGTTCTTCTCGGCCACACACTCGATGATCAAGCAGAGACTGTTTTGCTCGGGCTCACTCGTGGTTCGGGCGCAACAAGTCTGGCCGGAATGAGCGAGATTAATGCAATCTATCGCCGACCGCTGCTGGGTATTCGTCGTGCAGAAACTGTTGCCGCGTGCGCGGACCAGCAATTAACCCCCTGGAATGATCCTCACAATGAGGACAGTGCCTACACGCGGGTTCGTATTCGTACTGAGATCATGCCGATGCTCGAAGACAAACTCGGACCAGGTGTTGCCGAGGCTCTTGCTCGCACTGCTGAACAACTGCGCCAAGATGCCGTTGTATTAGACGCACTCACTGCAGAAATGATGCCCACTGTTCTCGTCCCCGCGCTGGGAGAGCCTGTCGATAGCAGGCGCGCTGTGTTGGAGATTTCTCAATTGGAAGCGTTGCCTGTGGCCATTCTTAATAGGGTTATTAGGCGCACAGCACTTGAGGTTTTTTCGGTCAGTTTGAGTGCAGCACACACCACTTCCATCACCAGACTTATTACGCACTGGCATGGACAGGGTGAAGCACACGTTCCCGGTATTAGAGTTGAGCGACAAGGTACTCAACTCGTCATGAGTTCCACCTCGTCCCCGCCCACCGAGTCTTCAGCTCACCAGCACTAA
- a CDS encoding DUF3180 domain-containing protein — protein MKRTGPAPLIGLFLIGGVVAYLFELVMQSRGGLIFVPPLTVAVTLAAVAVAVILLAIPIRRRVTGKRKEPIDPLYAARVLALAKASSLAGALLGGVGAGILFYLFSRPIAPNEAILTNVILHIVSAATLVAAGLIAESLCALPPEDNDEGAVGEPTA, from the coding sequence ATGAAACGCACGGGACCTGCTCCACTGATCGGACTCTTCCTCATTGGTGGCGTCGTTGCTTACCTCTTTGAACTTGTCATGCAGTCCCGTGGTGGGCTCATCTTTGTTCCGCCGCTCACTGTTGCCGTAACTTTGGCGGCGGTTGCAGTTGCAGTCATCTTGTTAGCCATTCCTATTCGTCGCCGCGTCACAGGAAAACGTAAAGAACCCATTGACCCGCTCTACGCTGCTCGTGTGTTGGCACTAGCGAAAGCAAGCAGCCTTGCAGGAGCGTTACTAGGTGGTGTGGGCGCAGGAATACTGTTCTATCTCTTCAGCCGACCCATCGCCCCTAACGAAGCAATTTTGACCAACGTCATCTTGCACATCGTTTCAGCAGCCACTCTGGTTGCAGCTGGACTGATCGCCGAATCGTTGTGCGCGCTTCCTCCCGAAGACAATGACGAAGGGGCTGTCGGTGAACCAACAGCGTGA
- a CDS encoding ferrochelatase, with protein sequence MTYDAILLTSFGGPEGPDEVMPFLERVTAGRGVPRERLEEVSHHYLALGGVSPINEQNRALLAAMKERFPERGIDIPIYWGNRNSAPFFADVVKEMYDNGHRRVLAWVTSAYSSYSGCRQYRENLYQALTDNDLVGKMVIDKVRHYFDHPGFLQPVIGDLEDKLQAMVKNGLDFSEIDVMFATHSIPDAMGETSGPPALRETFEKPGGAYAAQHLAAAEIVMDKVHSDLGISPVSWQLVYQSRSGSPQVPWLEPDVNDAIRDIHASGKKGVIVVPIGFVSDHVEVIWDLDNEAQETALELGMDFARVTTPGSSLAFTDGIADLILERINEATPQALSPLGPWPSQCAVGCCPNLRRELKVIAEASAE encoded by the coding sequence ATGACTTATGATGCAATACTCCTCACCTCTTTTGGAGGACCTGAAGGTCCAGACGAAGTGATGCCTTTTCTCGAGCGCGTTACTGCCGGACGTGGTGTTCCGCGAGAAAGGTTGGAAGAGGTCTCGCACCACTACCTCGCTCTGGGGGGTGTCAGCCCCATTAACGAACAAAACCGTGCTCTCCTTGCCGCAATGAAGGAGAGGTTCCCTGAACGTGGAATAGATATCCCGATCTATTGGGGTAATCGCAACAGTGCACCGTTCTTTGCTGATGTCGTCAAGGAAATGTATGACAACGGCCATCGTCGTGTTCTTGCGTGGGTGACGAGCGCTTACTCCTCCTACTCAGGGTGCAGACAATATCGAGAGAACCTCTATCAAGCCCTGACGGACAATGACCTCGTCGGCAAAATGGTCATAGACAAAGTTCGTCACTACTTTGATCACCCAGGTTTCCTCCAGCCTGTTATTGGAGACCTTGAGGACAAACTCCAAGCAATGGTCAAGAACGGCCTAGATTTTTCAGAAATTGACGTCATGTTTGCCACCCATTCCATCCCAGATGCCATGGGTGAAACGAGTGGACCACCAGCTTTGCGAGAAACCTTTGAAAAGCCAGGCGGTGCCTATGCAGCGCAACATCTTGCTGCTGCTGAAATAGTGATGGATAAAGTCCACTCTGACCTAGGAATTTCTCCGGTCTCATGGCAGCTCGTCTATCAATCTCGCAGTGGCTCTCCACAGGTACCTTGGCTCGAACCTGACGTAAACGACGCCATTCGGGATATTCACGCATCGGGAAAGAAAGGTGTCATCGTTGTTCCTATCGGTTTCGTGAGCGACCACGTTGAAGTAATTTGGGATCTCGACAACGAAGCACAGGAAACTGCTTTAGAGCTTGGGATGGACTTTGCTCGTGTCACTACTCCTGGGAGTAGCCTCGCTTTTACGGATGGCATCGCGGATCTCATTTTGGAACGGATCAACGAAGCTACGCCTCAAGCACTCTCACCTCTGGGACCTTGGCCAAGCCAATGTGCGGTGGGGTGTTGCCCTAATTTGAGACGTGAACTCAAAGTCATAGCCGAGGCCAGCGCAGAGTAA
- the folE gene encoding GTP cyclohydrolase I FolE, with product MAIDRARIEAAVVELLHAIGEDPTKEGFSTTPERVAQAYSEFFAGVGEDPLVHLAESVPVDQLSDAVVVTNITVRSMCEHHLLPFLGVAHLAYLPGDRVVGLGKLPRVVNTLAARPQMQESLTEQIADALVEGLDPRGVVVVVEAKHQCVGARGVEQTDSRTITIASRGELTDPVARAEIMTLIGTSTAGHDHD from the coding sequence ATGGCAATCGACCGGGCACGAATTGAAGCTGCCGTCGTCGAGCTCCTGCACGCCATCGGCGAGGACCCGACGAAGGAAGGTTTTTCAACGACCCCGGAAAGGGTTGCTCAGGCCTACTCGGAGTTTTTCGCTGGCGTGGGAGAAGACCCTCTAGTGCATCTTGCCGAGAGTGTTCCTGTAGACCAACTCTCCGATGCCGTGGTGGTCACAAATATCACCGTCCGGTCGATGTGTGAACACCACCTATTGCCATTCTTAGGTGTTGCTCACCTGGCCTATCTGCCCGGCGACCGGGTTGTCGGGTTGGGGAAACTTCCTCGCGTGGTGAACACCCTGGCTGCACGTCCACAAATGCAAGAAAGTCTCACAGAACAGATTGCGGACGCCCTGGTCGAGGGCCTAGACCCTCGCGGAGTCGTGGTTGTAGTTGAAGCCAAGCACCAGTGCGTGGGAGCACGCGGTGTTGAACAAACAGACAGCAGAACCATCACCATCGCCTCTCGAGGGGAATTGACCGACCCTGTTGCGCGTGCTGAAATTATGACGCTGATAGGTACGTCAACTGCAGGACACGATCATGACTGA
- a CDS encoding inorganic diphosphatase, which translates to MAAYDVIIEIPKGSRNKYEVDHETGRVYLDRVLFTTFVYPTDYGFFENTLGLDGDPVDALVLLEYPVFPGVGVSVRPVGVLNMSDEAGSDAKVICVPAKDPRWAHIQDISDVPEQTKNEIDHFFKRYKDLEPGKFVNVEGWGNAAEAEQIVVDGFARLKAEGH; encoded by the coding sequence GTGGCCGCGTACGATGTCATCATTGAAATCCCTAAGGGAAGCCGCAACAAATATGAGGTAGACCACGAAACAGGTCGCGTGTACCTCGACCGTGTTTTGTTCACCACCTTCGTCTACCCCACCGATTACGGATTCTTCGAGAACACTCTCGGACTCGACGGCGACCCCGTAGACGCACTTGTTCTGCTTGAATACCCTGTCTTCCCTGGCGTTGGTGTCAGTGTTCGTCCCGTTGGTGTTCTCAACATGAGTGACGAAGCTGGTTCAGATGCCAAGGTCATTTGTGTTCCAGCTAAGGACCCTCGCTGGGCACACATCCAGGACATCTCTGATGTTCCTGAGCAGACCAAGAACGAAATCGACCACTTCTTCAAGCGCTACAAGGACCTCGAGCCTGGCAAGTTTGTCAACGTTGAAGGATGGGGCAATGCTGCCGAAGCAGAGCAGATCGTTGTTGACGGTTTTGCTCGCCTCAAGGCAGAAGGACACTAA
- the folP gene encoding dihydropteroate synthase: MTEHRTLIMGILNVTEDSFSDGGKFLNTEAAIKHGIAMMEQGADIIDIGGESTRPGAQRVSVEEEQLRVLPVVGALVRSGATVSIDTMNAATALLAVEHGATYVNDVSGGLADFFMPRMVAQSDAMYIASHWRGHSVNMDNKALYKDAPTDITRELSDRVEALLEEGIKPEKLILDPGLGFAKNSEHNWQMLGRLDELKALGYPLLIGASRKRFLAALLPEDATMEDRDSASVAVSVLAAQAGAWGVRVHDVARTYGALRVLESWNKGARG, encoded by the coding sequence ATGACTGAGCATCGCACCCTCATCATGGGGATTCTCAACGTCACCGAAGACTCGTTTAGTGACGGCGGAAAATTCCTCAACACCGAAGCAGCCATCAAGCACGGCATCGCCATGATGGAACAAGGCGCGGACATCATCGACATCGGTGGAGAATCAACCAGGCCTGGTGCACAGCGCGTCAGCGTGGAAGAAGAACAACTTCGCGTGCTGCCGGTGGTGGGAGCGCTGGTGCGCTCTGGCGCCACCGTCAGCATCGACACCATGAACGCTGCTACAGCGCTGCTTGCCGTGGAGCACGGTGCAACCTATGTGAACGATGTCTCAGGTGGTCTCGCAGATTTCTTTATGCCCAGGATGGTCGCACAATCTGACGCGATGTATATCGCCAGCCACTGGCGTGGCCACTCGGTGAACATGGACAACAAGGCTCTCTATAAAGATGCACCCACGGACATCACCCGTGAACTAAGCGACCGAGTTGAGGCACTTCTTGAAGAAGGCATCAAACCTGAGAAGCTCATTCTGGATCCTGGCTTGGGTTTTGCAAAAAACTCTGAACACAATTGGCAGATGCTCGGTCGTCTCGATGAGCTCAAAGCACTGGGTTATCCATTGTTGATCGGTGCCTCTCGCAAACGTTTCCTTGCCGCCTTGCTTCCTGAAGACGCCACGATGGAAGATCGTGACTCTGCCAGTGTTGCCGTGAGTGTTTTGGCAGCACAGGCTGGTGCCTGGGGTGTTCGAGTTCATGACGTGGCTCGTACGTATGGTGCGCTGCGCGTATTGGAATCCTGGAATAAGGGTGCCCGTGGCTAA
- the folK gene encoding 2-amino-4-hydroxy-6-hydroxymethyldihydropteridine diphosphokinase → MDAQRRNAIIAFGSNLGDRAQTIRDAARELGDLGGTVLLSMSPLYQSAAIKPEGVDLDAPEYLNAVALINTDLPPQDLLTELAGIEQDHGRERHERWGDRTLDLDIVWVDGVEMATEHLTIPHPRALERSFVVVPWCDVQPDATVEPVGALAPLADQLRHELQRWEATA, encoded by the coding sequence ATGGATGCTCAACGCAGAAATGCCATTATCGCCTTTGGCTCCAACCTGGGTGATCGTGCACAAACCATCCGAGACGCAGCTCGAGAACTAGGCGACCTGGGCGGAACAGTGTTGTTGTCGATGTCACCGCTGTATCAATCAGCTGCCATCAAACCTGAAGGTGTCGATTTGGATGCCCCTGAGTACCTCAATGCTGTGGCATTAATCAACACGGATCTTCCTCCGCAAGATTTGTTGACCGAGCTTGCCGGGATTGAACAAGACCACGGCCGTGAGCGTCACGAACGTTGGGGTGATCGCACTCTCGATCTCGACATCGTGTGGGTGGATGGCGTGGAGATGGCCACCGAGCATCTCACCATTCCTCACCCTCGCGCTTTAGAGCGCTCCTTTGTTGTTGTTCCCTGGTGTGATGTTCAACCAGATGCCACAGTAGAACCAGTCGGAGCACTTGCTCCTTTAGCAGATCAACTGCGTCACGAACTTCAACGATGGGAGGCCACAGCATGA
- the folB gene encoding dihydroneopterin aldolase, translated as MVRCAYWNPGIRVPVAKDRITLTGLRVHANHGVFDFEREQGQLFIIDVTAWLDLSPAALSDDLAQTVHYGELAEEVVAAVASEPVDLIETVAERVALVVLAHKPVDRVEVTVHKPEAPISVPFADVAVTIERTR; from the coding sequence ATGGTGCGCTGCGCGTATTGGAATCCTGGAATAAGGGTGCCCGTGGCTAAGGATCGCATCACACTTACCGGTTTACGCGTCCACGCCAACCACGGCGTCTTCGACTTCGAACGCGAACAAGGTCAACTTTTCATCATCGATGTCACCGCGTGGCTGGACCTTTCTCCAGCAGCACTCTCTGATGACCTTGCGCAAACGGTGCACTATGGCGAACTGGCAGAAGAAGTGGTGGCAGCTGTCGCCAGCGAACCGGTGGACCTTATTGAAACAGTCGCAGAACGCGTGGCACTGGTCGTGCTTGCGCATAAGCCAGTTGACCGTGTTGAGGTCACCGTGCACAAACCTGAAGCACCCATCAGCGTCCCGTTTGCCGATGTTGCCGTGACGATAGAGCGCACCCGCTAA
- the hpt gene encoding hypoxanthine phosphoribosyltransferase: MELRDVESDITEILFTEEQIQNRLAELAREIERDYEGKDVLIIAVLKGAVMVLSDLVRELKFHAHIDFMAVSSYGSSTKSSGVVRIVKDLDAEIAGRHVLIVEDIIDSGLTLNWLMGNLESRGPASIEVVAMFRKPEAIKEPVDVKYVGFDIPPAFVIGYGLDYNEDYRNVRGLAVLAPHVYGGEDPHA, translated from the coding sequence ATGGAGTTGCGCGACGTCGAATCAGACATCACCGAAATCCTCTTCACCGAGGAGCAAATTCAAAACCGCCTCGCTGAGCTTGCTCGCGAAATAGAGCGTGATTACGAGGGCAAAGACGTTCTCATCATTGCCGTTCTCAAGGGTGCTGTGATGGTGCTCAGTGATTTGGTGCGCGAGCTGAAGTTCCACGCACACATCGATTTCATGGCTGTGTCCTCCTATGGTTCCAGCACGAAGTCTTCAGGTGTTGTTCGCATCGTGAAAGACCTCGATGCTGAAATCGCAGGCCGTCACGTACTGATTGTGGAAGACATCATTGACTCTGGTCTGACCTTGAACTGGTTGATGGGAAACCTCGAGTCTCGCGGTCCTGCCTCAATTGAGGTTGTGGCCATGTTCCGCAAGCCAGAAGCAATCAAAGAACCTGTTGACGTGAAATACGTGGGCTTTGATATCCCACCTGCTTTCGTAATTGGCTATGGCTTGGACTACAACGAGGACTACCGCAACGTTCGTGGCTTGGCCGTTCTGGCTCCCCACGTTTATGGCGGAGAAGACCCCCACGCCTGA
- the hemQ gene encoding hydrogen peroxide-dependent heme synthase yields MTETKFDTINDTIRYTNWTAYRMTSPVGLPDAAQEEFTEWVASLAARDITLRGTYDIRGFRGDTALLLWIHASSAEEVQDALKEFSRLEFGKHFESTWSGMGLHRPAEFNRTHVPGFMLGKEAKRWLCMYPFVRSYDWYLIPEEERREMLVEHGLAGHKYEGITSSTVASFALGDYEWLLALESEDLHEIVDMMRDLRYTKARMHVREEVPFFTGRKVELSQIAGTFS; encoded by the coding sequence GTGACAGAAACTAAATTCGACACCATCAACGACACCATTCGATACACCAACTGGACCGCATATCGCATGACGAGTCCCGTCGGTCTGCCTGACGCTGCGCAAGAAGAGTTCACCGAATGGGTTGCGAGCTTGGCTGCCCGCGACATCACCCTGCGTGGAACATACGACATTCGAGGGTTCCGTGGCGATACTGCATTGCTGTTATGGATTCATGCCAGCTCTGCAGAAGAAGTTCAGGATGCTCTCAAAGAGTTCTCCCGCCTTGAATTCGGCAAACACTTTGAATCCACCTGGTCTGGAATGGGACTTCATCGCCCTGCAGAGTTCAATCGGACTCACGTGCCCGGCTTCATGTTGGGCAAGGAAGCAAAGAGGTGGCTGTGCATGTATCCCTTCGTGCGCTCTTACGACTGGTACCTCATTCCTGAAGAGGAGCGTCGGGAGATGCTCGTCGAACATGGTCTTGCTGGTCACAAGTATGAAGGCATAACTTCCAGCACGGTGGCGTCTTTTGCTCTTGGCGATTACGAGTGGCTGTTGGCTCTTGAATCTGAAGACCTCCACGAAATTGTCGACATGATGCGCGACCTCCGGTACACCAAAGCCCGTATGCATGTCCGTGAAGAAGTCCCTTTCTTCACTGGCCGCAAAGTTGAACTCTCTCAGATTGCAGGTACTTTCTCATGA
- the ftsH gene encoding ATP-dependent zinc metalloprotease FtsH yields MKLKNLLRGPLLYIVVAVVAVWVGSSLISMTGFQSVSTDDGLTFLKDNKVASATIVDIEQRVDLKLKEADEKYGTDVQFFYVAPRGVQVVDAVNASDLTDGFNDEVPKENWFLSMLGILLPVILIGAFFWFMLSSMQGGGRGVMQFGKSRAKMVTKETPTVTFADVAGANEAVEELAEIVDFLKEPERFLAVGARIPKGVLLYGPPGTGKTLLARAVAGEAGVPFFSISGSDFVEMFVGVGASRVRDLFEQAKQNAPAIIFIDEIDAVGRHRGAGMGGGHDEREQTLNQMLVEMDGFDVKANVILIAATNRPDILDPALLRPGRFDRQIGVDAPDMEGRKKILEVHAKGKPMAKNVDLEVVARKTPGFTGADLANVLNEAALLTARSNAQLIDNRALDESIDRVIAGPQRRSRVMKDQEKLITAYHEGGHALAAAAMNFSDPVTKVTILPRGRALGYTMVLPLEDKYSVTRNELLDQLTYAMGGRVAEEIVFHDPTTGASNDIEKATNIARKMVTEYGMSATVGSVKLGGASGEMFLGRDMGHQRDYSEVMAEHVDKEIRALIENAHTEAWKVLNSNRKVLDRLATELLEKETLDHNQLEEIFKDVKKLPLRKQWLSSNERPVSKLPPVKVPAKKAEPAAKATKPAAKTAAKKAPAKAAAKPAARAPKKPSTKA; encoded by the coding sequence ATGAAACTGAAGAACCTTCTGCGCGGTCCCCTGCTGTACATCGTTGTTGCTGTTGTTGCGGTCTGGGTTGGCTCCTCGCTGATCTCCATGACCGGATTCCAATCGGTAAGCACCGATGATGGCTTGACCTTCCTTAAAGACAACAAGGTTGCCAGTGCAACCATTGTTGACATTGAGCAGCGCGTAGATCTCAAGCTCAAAGAAGCAGATGAGAAATACGGCACGGACGTGCAGTTCTTCTATGTTGCCCCTCGTGGTGTCCAGGTCGTTGATGCGGTTAACGCGTCCGACCTCACCGATGGCTTTAACGATGAGGTTCCCAAAGAGAACTGGTTCCTCAGCATGCTGGGCATCCTCTTGCCCGTTATCCTGATCGGTGCCTTCTTCTGGTTCATGCTCTCCTCGATGCAAGGTGGGGGACGCGGTGTTATGCAGTTTGGTAAGTCCCGCGCCAAGATGGTCACCAAAGAAACCCCCACCGTCACCTTTGCTGACGTAGCTGGTGCCAACGAGGCCGTGGAAGAACTAGCAGAAATTGTTGACTTCCTCAAAGAGCCCGAACGCTTCCTGGCCGTGGGAGCTCGCATCCCGAAGGGTGTGCTCCTCTATGGCCCTCCCGGAACGGGTAAAACTCTTCTCGCACGCGCTGTTGCTGGTGAAGCGGGTGTTCCCTTCTTCTCTATTTCTGGTTCCGACTTCGTTGAAATGTTTGTTGGTGTGGGTGCCAGCCGTGTTCGTGACCTGTTCGAACAGGCCAAGCAAAACGCTCCAGCGATTATCTTCATCGATGAAATCGATGCCGTAGGCCGACACCGTGGTGCAGGTATGGGTGGTGGCCACGACGAACGTGAGCAGACCCTCAACCAGATGCTCGTGGAGATGGACGGCTTCGACGTGAAGGCCAACGTGATTTTGATTGCGGCCACCAACCGTCCTGACATTCTTGACCCTGCTCTTCTGCGTCCTGGCCGTTTCGACCGCCAGATTGGTGTTGACGCGCCAGATATGGAAGGCCGCAAGAAGATTTTGGAAGTTCACGCCAAGGGCAAGCCCATGGCGAAGAACGTTGACCTCGAAGTTGTCGCACGCAAGACTCCAGGTTTCACAGGTGCTGACCTTGCTAATGTTTTGAACGAAGCGGCGCTGTTGACTGCTCGCTCCAACGCACAACTGATCGACAACCGTGCACTCGATGAGTCCATCGACCGCGTGATTGCTGGACCTCAGCGTCGCAGTCGTGTGATGAAGGATCAAGAAAAGCTCATCACTGCTTATCATGAGGGTGGTCACGCGCTCGCTGCAGCCGCGATGAACTTCTCTGACCCCGTGACCAAGGTGACAATCCTTCCTCGTGGTCGTGCGCTCGGATACACCATGGTGCTTCCGCTGGAAGATAAGTACTCCGTTACACGTAACGAACTACTTGACCAACTCACCTATGCCATGGGTGGCCGCGTTGCTGAAGAGATCGTTTTCCACGACCCCACCACTGGTGCATCGAACGACATCGAGAAGGCAACCAACATTGCCCGCAAGATGGTCACCGAATACGGCATGAGTGCAACCGTTGGTTCGGTCAAGCTCGGTGGCGCATCCGGTGAGATGTTCCTCGGTCGCGACATGGGTCACCAGCGTGACTACTCTGAGGTCATGGCCGAGCACGTGGATAAAGAAATCCGTGCTCTCATCGAGAACGCTCACACTGAAGCGTGGAAGGTTTTGAACTCGAACCGTAAGGTTCTGGACCGCCTCGCTACCGAACTTCTTGAGAAGGAAACTCTCGATCACAACCAGCTCGAGGAAATCTTTAAGGATGTGAAGAAGCTTCCTCTGCGCAAGCAGTGGCTCTCGAGCAATGAGCGCCCAGTTTCGAAGCTCCCACCCGTGAAGGTTCCAGCTAAGAAGGCAGAACCAGCTGCGAAGGCAACTAAGCCTGCCGCCAAGACAGCTGCCAAAAAGGCTCCTGCCAAGGCAGCAGCTAAGCCTGCTGCGCGCGCACCCAAGAAGCCAAGCACCAAGGCATAA
- a CDS encoding M23 family metallopeptidase yields MSETRAASLRSLRVLPILLVTAVLAVVALVVGNSLAQPAYAVDYPSWQDVQNAKANEAAKNAQVQKIQGLIAGLQAEVEATQAEAEKKGAEYQIAQQKFDEADILAQNLTAQAQASAEKAKTASTQAGRLAAQLYRSGGSDLSMNLLMQKTADGSDKLLQKLGSMSKMVERSNAIYAQAQTAKNEAESLSKQAEVAKTAREELRVQAETAMNEAIAANEAANAKLAESEQQSAILEAQLAALKDTTAQTVAGYQAGVEERKRQEEEARRAAAAAAAAALAAQGITISNAGWAHPAPGYGVTSDYGWRSMGDFHLGTDIGSRCGSPLYAASSGTVTYAGWQGSYGNLIRINHGGGVSTGYAHISPGGIMVSVGQQVSVGQQIATTGTTGNSTGCHLHYEVRLNGSTTNPRAFMADRGVGF; encoded by the coding sequence ATGAGTGAAACGCGCGCAGCGTCACTTCGTTCGTTGCGTGTTCTTCCCATCCTGCTGGTAACAGCAGTGCTTGCTGTTGTTGCGCTCGTTGTGGGTAATTCTCTAGCCCAACCTGCTTATGCCGTGGACTATCCGTCCTGGCAGGACGTTCAAAACGCGAAGGCAAACGAGGCAGCAAAGAACGCACAGGTCCAAAAGATTCAAGGTTTGATAGCTGGTCTGCAAGCAGAAGTTGAGGCAACTCAAGCGGAAGCTGAAAAGAAGGGCGCTGAGTATCAGATTGCTCAGCAGAAGTTCGACGAAGCAGACATTCTGGCTCAAAACCTCACCGCGCAAGCACAAGCAAGCGCCGAGAAAGCAAAGACTGCTTCTACCCAAGCAGGACGCCTTGCCGCACAGCTCTATCGCTCTGGCGGTAGTGATCTGAGCATGAACCTTCTCATGCAGAAGACGGCGGATGGAAGCGACAAGCTTCTGCAGAAGCTTGGCAGCATGAGCAAGATGGTTGAACGATCCAACGCAATCTATGCTCAAGCTCAAACTGCCAAGAACGAAGCAGAGTCACTGTCCAAGCAGGCAGAGGTTGCCAAGACGGCACGTGAAGAACTTCGTGTCCAAGCAGAGACAGCCATGAACGAAGCCATTGCTGCGAACGAGGCGGCGAATGCCAAGCTTGCAGAAAGTGAACAGCAGTCGGCAATTCTTGAAGCACAGCTTGCAGCACTTAAAGACACAACAGCTCAGACCGTAGCTGGCTACCAGGCAGGTGTTGAAGAACGTAAGCGCCAAGAAGAGGAAGCTAGGCGTGCAGCTGCCGCTGCTGCCGCTGCGGCACTGGCCGCACAAGGCATCACGATTTCTAATGCAGGGTGGGCACACCCCGCTCCTGGTTATGGCGTGACCAGTGACTATGGCTGGCGTTCCATGGGTGACTTCCACCTCGGAACTGACATTGGTTCTCGCTGTGGTTCCCCTCTGTATGCAGCATCAAGTGGAACAGTGACCTATGCCGGATGGCAGGGTTCCTACGGAAACCTCATCCGCATTAACCACGGTGGTGGAGTCTCGACTGGCTACGCTCACATCAGCCCAGGCGGAATCATGGTTTCTGTGGGCCAACAAGTTTCTGTCGGTCAACAGATTGCAACAACTGGAACAACCGGTAACTCCACTGGTTGCCACCTCCACTACGAAGTTCGTCTCAATGGTTCAACCACCAACCCTCGCGCATTCATGGCAGATCGTGGAGTTGGTTTCTAA